A genomic segment from Modestobacter roseus encodes:
- a CDS encoding enoyl-CoA hydratase/isomerase family protein, producing the protein MTSPEFVTLQVEDGVGTIRLDRPKMNAIDEQLHREVRAAALEAGSRDDVRAVVLYGGERVFAAGADIKAMSQLTGASMVAWGRELTASFTEVARVPKPVIAAITGYALGGGYELALCADFRVMGHGAKIGQPEIQLGVIPGAGGTQRLARLVGPAKAKDLVFTGRHVSAEEALEMGLADAVVPDDDVYPTALAMARKFAAGPPLALAAAKRAIDEGLDGSLAAGLQLESRLFAELFDTEDQATGMRSFLEQGPGKATFTGR; encoded by the coding sequence ATGACATCGCCCGAGTTCGTCACCCTGCAGGTCGAGGACGGCGTCGGCACGATCCGGCTGGACCGGCCGAAGATGAACGCGATCGACGAGCAGCTGCACCGCGAGGTGCGCGCCGCGGCGCTGGAGGCCGGGTCGCGGGACGACGTGCGCGCCGTCGTCCTCTACGGCGGTGAGCGGGTGTTCGCCGCCGGCGCCGACATCAAGGCGATGTCCCAGCTGACCGGCGCGAGCATGGTCGCCTGGGGCCGCGAGCTCACCGCGTCCTTCACCGAGGTGGCCCGGGTGCCGAAGCCGGTCATCGCCGCGATCACCGGCTACGCCCTGGGCGGCGGGTACGAGCTGGCGCTGTGCGCGGACTTCCGGGTGATGGGGCACGGCGCGAAGATCGGGCAGCCGGAGATCCAGCTCGGGGTGATCCCGGGCGCCGGCGGCACCCAGCGCCTGGCCCGGCTGGTCGGCCCGGCCAAGGCCAAGGACCTGGTCTTCACCGGCCGGCACGTGTCCGCGGAGGAGGCGCTGGAGATGGGGCTGGCCGACGCCGTCGTCCCCGACGACGACGTCTACCCGACCGCCCTCGCGATGGCCCGCAAGTTCGCCGCCGGCCCGCCGCTGGCGCTGGCCGCTGCCAAGCGGGCGATCGACGAGGGGCTGGACGGGTCCCTCGCGGCCGGCCTGCAGCTGGAGAGCCGGCTGTTCGCCGAGCTGTTCGACACCGAGGACCAGGCCACCGGGATGCGCTCGTTCCTGGAGCAGGGGCCGGGCAAGGCCACCTTCACCGGCCGGTGA
- a CDS encoding winged helix-turn-helix transcriptional regulator, with the protein MSAGHTGGTDLLEPCGRADHPDCGIRDVLDRVGDTWSVLVLSELSAGTRRFGELQRAVAGVSQRMLTLTVRRLERDGLVTRTVYPTVPATVTYALTDRGRELSALVRGLAEWSLANRAAIAGSRESWDAAHPGSTVR; encoded by the coding sequence ATGTCAGCAGGGCACACCGGGGGAACCGACCTGCTCGAGCCGTGCGGCCGGGCCGATCACCCGGACTGCGGCATCCGCGACGTGCTCGACCGGGTGGGCGACACCTGGTCGGTGCTGGTGCTCTCCGAGCTGTCCGCCGGCACCCGTCGCTTCGGCGAGCTGCAGCGAGCGGTCGCCGGGGTGTCCCAGCGGATGCTCACCCTCACGGTGCGCCGGCTGGAGCGCGACGGGCTCGTGACGCGGACGGTGTACCCCACCGTGCCGGCCACGGTCACCTACGCGCTGACCGACCGCGGCCGTGAGCTCAGCGCCCTGGTGCGGGGGTTGGCGGAGTGGTCACTCGCCAACCGCGCCGCGATCGCCGGGTCACGGGAGAGCTGGGACGCGGCCCACCCGGGCTCCACCGTCCGCTGA
- a CDS encoding NAD(P)H-binding protein yields the protein MLLVTGASGQLGSRVHARLLAAGVPALAGSRDPRRLGAGARALDFDDPATLDLSGVQTLVLVSAGYAEDDVVIARHDRVITAAEDQGVRHVVYTSLTAAGDHLGFALAHRWTERRLRAGRLGWTVLRNGLYAELFGRLASPLDGAVTAPFGDGALAAVAREDLAEVTAVVAADAAAHHGQTYELAGTAAFTAADLARAWGVARRPVSLQDHRAALAGAGLLPFQPPMLLSLFSAVAGGFLAGTVTDLPRLLPRRPLDALAVAVAAGRPSAVVG from the coding sequence ATGCTGCTCGTCACCGGCGCGTCCGGTCAGCTCGGTTCCCGCGTCCACGCCCGGCTGCTGGCCGCCGGCGTCCCGGCCCTCGCCGGGTCCCGCGATCCCCGGCGGCTCGGTGCCGGCGCGCGCGCGCTGGACTTCGACGACCCGGCGACGCTCGACCTCTCGGGGGTGCAGACCCTCGTGCTCGTCTCCGCGGGCTACGCCGAGGACGACGTCGTCATCGCCCGGCACGACCGGGTGATCACCGCGGCCGAGGACCAGGGTGTCCGGCACGTCGTCTACACCAGCCTGACCGCGGCCGGCGACCACCTGGGCTTCGCGCTGGCGCACCGGTGGACCGAGCGGCGTCTCCGGGCGGGCCGGCTGGGCTGGACCGTGCTGCGCAACGGGCTGTACGCCGAGCTGTTCGGTCGGCTCGCCAGCCCGCTGGACGGTGCGGTGACGGCGCCGTTCGGGGACGGTGCACTCGCGGCCGTCGCCCGGGAGGACCTGGCCGAGGTCACCGCCGTCGTGGCGGCCGACGCCGCAGCGCACCACGGGCAGACCTACGAGCTGGCCGGGACCGCCGCCTTCACTGCGGCGGACCTCGCCCGGGCGTGGGGGGTGGCGCGCCGCCCGGTCTCGTTGCAGGACCACCGGGCGGCGTTGGCCGGCGCGGGGCTGCTCCCGTTCCAGCCGCCGATGCTGCTGTCCCTCTTCAGCGCGGTGGCCGGCGGGTTCCTGGCCGGCACGGTCACCGACCTGCCCCGGCTGCTGCCGCGCCGGCCGCTGGACGCGCTCGCCGTCGCGGTGGCGGCCGGCCGGCCGTCGGCGGTGGTGGGCTGA
- a CDS encoding electron transfer flavoprotein subunit beta/FixA family protein translates to MDIVVLVKQVPDSGSERKLDPADNTVARATADNVINEMDEYAIEEALTLKEAHGGEVTVLTVGPDTATDAIRKALSMGADKAVHVSDPAMHGSCAPQTSAVLAAALSRLPYDLVLCGAESTDGQVSVMPALLSERLGIPQLSGARKLTVEGTTAKVERQTDGGYWALEAELPAIVSTWDTINEPRYPSFKGIMAAKKKPVETLTLADLGIDPATVGLATATSAVVDFAGRPPKGEGVKVADDGDGAGKLVGFLAEQKIV, encoded by the coding sequence ATGGACATCGTCGTTCTGGTCAAGCAGGTCCCCGACTCCGGCAGCGAGCGGAAGCTGGACCCGGCGGACAACACCGTCGCCCGGGCCACCGCCGACAACGTCATCAACGAGATGGACGAGTACGCCATCGAGGAGGCGCTGACCCTCAAGGAGGCGCACGGCGGCGAGGTGACCGTGCTGACCGTCGGCCCGGACACCGCCACCGACGCGATCCGCAAGGCGCTGTCGATGGGCGCGGACAAGGCGGTGCACGTCAGCGACCCGGCGATGCACGGCTCCTGCGCCCCGCAGACCAGCGCCGTGCTCGCCGCGGCGCTGTCCCGGCTGCCGTACGACCTGGTGCTCTGCGGCGCCGAGTCGACCGACGGCCAGGTCTCGGTCATGCCCGCGCTGCTGTCCGAGCGGCTGGGCATCCCGCAGCTGTCCGGTGCCCGCAAGCTCACGGTCGAGGGCACCACGGCCAAGGTCGAGCGGCAGACCGACGGCGGCTACTGGGCGCTGGAGGCGGAGCTGCCGGCGATCGTCTCCACCTGGGACACCATCAACGAGCCCCGGTACCCGTCGTTCAAGGGGATCATGGCGGCCAAGAAGAAGCCGGTGGAGACCCTCACCCTCGCCGACCTGGGCATCGACCCGGCGACGGTCGGCCTGGCCACCGCCACCAGCGCCGTCGTCGACTTCGCCGGCCGCCCGCCCAAGGGCGAGGGCGTGAAGGTCGCCGACGACGGCGACGGCGCCGGCAAGCTGGTCGGCTTCCTCGCCGAGCAGAAGATCGTCTGA
- a CDS encoding cysteine desulfurase family protein: MTYLDHAATTPMVPAAVEAMAAQLGRVGNASSLHASGREARRVAEQSREQLAAALGARPSEVLFTAGGTEGDNLAVKGLYWARRGVDDRRRRIVASPAEHHAVLDSVEWLEKHDGAEVTWLRVEPSGRITPEALADALGEGTDVALVSVMWANNEIGAVSDVAALAEVAHAVGVPLHTDAVQAVGQLAVDFTASGVDALTMTGHKLGGPMGAGALLLRRDAECTPLLHGGGQERDVRSGTLDVAAIVGLATATRLAVVDRVERVARVAALRDRLVAGVVAQVPDAQLNGPPLDDVVAGGPGRLPGNAHLSFPGAEGDALLMLLDARGIECSTGSACSAGVARPSHVLLATGADAARARSSLRFSLGHTSTDGDVDAVLEVIAPVVERARRAGTGRS, translated from the coding sequence ATGACCTACCTGGACCACGCGGCCACCACCCCGATGGTGCCGGCCGCCGTCGAGGCGATGGCCGCGCAGCTGGGCCGGGTCGGCAACGCCTCCTCGCTGCACGCCAGCGGGCGGGAGGCCCGGCGGGTGGCCGAGCAGTCGCGCGAGCAGCTCGCCGCGGCCCTGGGCGCCCGCCCCTCGGAGGTGCTGTTCACCGCCGGCGGCACCGAGGGCGACAACCTCGCCGTCAAGGGCCTCTACTGGGCCCGCCGCGGCGTCGACGACCGGCGGCGCCGGATCGTGGCCAGCCCGGCGGAGCACCACGCCGTCCTGGACAGCGTGGAGTGGCTGGAGAAGCACGACGGTGCCGAGGTCACCTGGCTGCGGGTCGAGCCCAGCGGCCGGATCACCCCCGAGGCGCTGGCCGACGCGCTCGGTGAGGGCACCGACGTCGCCCTGGTCAGCGTCATGTGGGCGAACAACGAGATCGGTGCGGTCAGCGACGTGGCCGCCCTGGCCGAGGTCGCGCACGCCGTCGGCGTCCCGCTGCACACCGACGCCGTGCAGGCCGTCGGGCAGCTGGCCGTCGACTTCACCGCCAGCGGCGTCGACGCGCTGACCATGACCGGGCACAAGCTGGGTGGGCCGATGGGCGCCGGTGCGCTGCTGCTGCGCCGGGACGCCGAGTGCACCCCGCTGCTGCACGGCGGTGGCCAGGAGCGCGACGTGCGGTCGGGCACCCTCGACGTCGCCGCGATCGTCGGGCTCGCCACCGCCACCCGGCTGGCCGTCGTCGACCGGGTCGAGCGGGTCGCCCGGGTCGCCGCGCTGCGCGACCGCCTGGTGGCCGGCGTGGTCGCCCAGGTGCCCGACGCGCAGCTCAACGGGCCACCGCTGGACGACGTCGTGGCCGGCGGGCCGGGGCGGCTGCCCGGCAACGCGCACCTGTCCTTCCCGGGCGCGGAGGGCGACGCGCTGCTGATGCTGCTCGACGCGCGCGGCATCGAGTGCTCGACCGGGTCGGCGTGCAGCGCCGGCGTCGCCCGCCCCAGCCACGTGCTGCTGGCCACCGGGGCCGACGCCGCCCGGGCGCGCAGCTCGCTGCGCTTCAGCCTCGGCCACACCTCCACCGACGGCGACGTCGACGCCGTGCTCGAGGTGATCGCGCCGGTCGTCGAGCGGGCCCGCCGGGCCGGCACCGGGCGGTCCTGA
- a CDS encoding ABC transporter ATP-binding protein produces MACVEHEPVVEIRGVDVVRGQAHLLRGVDWTVRADERWVLLGPNGAGKTTLLQLAGAQLHPTRGEVRVLGETLGAVDVFELRPRIGLTSAALAQRISPSERVGDVVVSAGYAVMGRWRERYDVHDLTRAAMLMQQWGVSPFAHRPFGTLSEGERKRTQIARALMTDPELLLLDEPGAGLDLGGREDLVTRLTGLARDHYAPAQVLVTHHVEEIPPGYTHALLLREGEVVAAGPMAEVLTAPLLSEAFGVGLDVQLERGRFAARRAA; encoded by the coding sequence ATGGCCTGCGTGGAACACGAGCCCGTCGTCGAGATCCGGGGTGTGGACGTCGTCCGGGGCCAGGCGCACCTGTTGCGCGGGGTCGACTGGACCGTCCGGGCCGACGAGCGCTGGGTGCTGCTGGGGCCCAACGGGGCGGGCAAGACCACGCTGCTGCAGCTGGCGGGCGCGCAGCTGCACCCGACCCGCGGCGAGGTGCGGGTGCTGGGGGAGACCCTCGGCGCCGTCGACGTCTTCGAGCTGCGCCCGCGGATCGGGCTGACCAGCGCGGCGCTCGCCCAGCGGATCTCCCCGAGCGAGCGGGTGGGCGACGTGGTGGTCAGCGCCGGCTACGCGGTGATGGGCCGGTGGCGCGAGCGCTACGACGTCCACGACCTGACCCGCGCGGCGATGCTGATGCAGCAGTGGGGTGTCTCGCCCTTCGCGCACCGGCCCTTCGGCACCCTCAGCGAGGGTGAGCGCAAGCGCACCCAGATCGCCCGCGCGCTGATGACCGACCCCGAGCTGCTGCTGCTGGACGAGCCCGGCGCGGGGCTGGACCTCGGCGGCCGGGAGGACCTGGTCACCCGGCTCACCGGCCTGGCCCGCGACCACTACGCCCCCGCCCAGGTGCTGGTCACCCACCACGTCGAGGAGATCCCCCCGGGGTACACCCACGCGCTGCTGCTGCGCGAAGGCGAGGTGGTCGCCGCCGGCCCGATGGCCGAGGTGCTCACCGCGCCGCTGCTCTCGGAGGCCTTCGGCGTCGGGCTCGACGTCCAGCTGGAGCGCGGCCGGTTCGCCGCCCGCCGCGCCGCCTAA
- the glgX gene encoding glycogen debranching protein GlgX, producing the protein MDAQTGARWHGGTAEVWPGSPAPLGAHWDGTGTNFALWSAGASGVDLCLFDADGTEHRQQLQETTHQVWHGRLPGVGPGQRYGYRVHGPHDPASGARYNPAKLLLDPYTRAVDGELVLDDALFGHDRHDPNLADPRDSAPFVPRGVVIHDSFPWDGDTRLDTPWSDTVVYEVHVKGATMLHPDVPPTLRGTYAGLAHPAFVEHLVSLGVTAVELLPVHHFVSEPHLLRRGLTNHWGYNTLGYFAPHAAYSSAGSAGGQVTEFKAMVKALHAAGIEVILDVVYNHTAEGDHTGPTLSFKGIDNAGYYRLGGFGAGDDRSRYTDYTGCGNTLDVRRPAVLGLLMDSLRYWVTEMHVDGFRFDLASALARSMHDVDRLSAFFDVVHQDPVVSTVKLIAEPWDVGEGGYQVGNFPPPWTEWNGKYRDTVRDVWSGARVGVRDLAYRLTGSSDLYRSDGRRPFASVNFITAHDGFTMADLVTYEQKRNEANGEDNRDGESHNRNWNCGVEGPTDDPAVTELRARQVRNHLATLLLSTGVPMLTAGDELGRTQGGNNNAYCQDNEVSWIDWGAIDADLWSFVAHAVGLRRRSPVLRQEAFFEGAEVAGTGGTRDLAWFSPSGEQLTSSDWFDTGLQTVGMYLDGRGIRHRDQRGRPVVDDSWLIWLHAGADAVDVVLPGDPWGDGYELVLATEYPTGQPPRPTALPPGPAQLPGRSVWALRVLRHPQPEAHAD; encoded by the coding sequence GTGGACGCACAGACGGGGGCACGCTGGCACGGCGGGACGGCGGAGGTGTGGCCGGGCAGCCCGGCTCCGCTCGGCGCGCACTGGGACGGCACGGGGACCAACTTCGCCCTGTGGTCGGCCGGCGCGTCGGGGGTCGACCTGTGCCTGTTCGACGCCGACGGCACCGAGCACCGGCAGCAGCTGCAGGAGACCACCCACCAGGTGTGGCACGGGCGGCTGCCCGGCGTCGGCCCCGGGCAGCGGTACGGGTACCGCGTGCACGGTCCGCACGACCCGGCGTCCGGCGCCCGGTACAACCCGGCCAAGCTGCTGCTGGACCCCTACACGCGGGCGGTCGACGGCGAACTCGTGCTCGACGACGCGCTGTTCGGGCACGACCGGCACGACCCGAACCTCGCCGACCCGCGCGACTCCGCGCCCTTCGTGCCCCGGGGCGTGGTCATCCACGACTCGTTCCCCTGGGACGGCGACACCCGGCTGGACACCCCCTGGTCGGACACCGTCGTCTACGAGGTGCACGTCAAGGGGGCGACGATGCTGCACCCCGACGTCCCCCCGACGCTGCGCGGCACCTACGCCGGCCTCGCGCACCCGGCCTTCGTCGAGCACCTGGTCTCCCTCGGCGTGACCGCGGTCGAGCTGCTGCCGGTGCACCACTTCGTCAGCGAGCCGCACCTGCTGCGGCGCGGGCTGACCAACCACTGGGGCTACAACACCCTGGGCTACTTCGCCCCGCACGCCGCCTACAGCTCAGCGGGGTCGGCCGGCGGCCAGGTCACCGAGTTCAAGGCGATGGTCAAGGCGCTGCACGCGGCGGGCATCGAGGTGATCCTGGACGTCGTCTACAACCACACCGCGGAGGGCGACCACACCGGCCCGACCCTGTCGTTCAAGGGCATCGACAACGCGGGCTACTACCGGCTCGGCGGCTTCGGCGCCGGCGACGACCGGTCCCGCTACACCGACTACACCGGCTGCGGGAACACCCTCGACGTCCGGCGGCCGGCCGTGCTCGGGCTGCTGATGGACTCGTTGCGCTACTGGGTCACCGAGATGCACGTGGACGGCTTCCGGTTCGACCTCGCCTCCGCGCTGGCCCGCTCGATGCACGACGTCGACCGGTTGTCCGCCTTCTTCGACGTCGTCCACCAGGACCCGGTGGTGAGCACCGTCAAGCTGATCGCCGAGCCGTGGGACGTCGGCGAGGGCGGCTACCAGGTGGGCAACTTCCCCCCACCGTGGACGGAGTGGAACGGCAAGTACCGCGACACCGTGCGCGACGTGTGGTCCGGCGCGCGGGTGGGCGTCCGCGACCTGGCCTACCGCCTCACCGGGTCCTCCGACCTCTACCGCTCCGACGGCCGCCGCCCGTTCGCCTCGGTCAACTTCATCACCGCGCACGACGGCTTCACCATGGCCGACCTGGTCACCTACGAGCAGAAGCGCAACGAGGCCAACGGCGAGGACAACCGGGACGGCGAGAGCCACAACCGGAACTGGAACTGCGGCGTCGAGGGCCCCACCGACGACCCCGCCGTCACCGAGCTGCGGGCCCGGCAGGTGCGCAACCACCTGGCCACGCTGCTGCTGTCCACCGGGGTGCCGATGCTGACCGCCGGGGACGAGCTGGGGCGCACCCAGGGCGGCAACAACAACGCCTACTGCCAGGACAACGAGGTCTCCTGGATCGACTGGGGGGCGATCGACGCCGACCTGTGGTCCTTCGTCGCGCACGCGGTGGGGCTGCGTCGCCGCTCGCCGGTGCTGCGCCAGGAGGCGTTCTTCGAGGGCGCCGAGGTGGCCGGCACCGGAGGCACCCGCGACCTGGCCTGGTTCTCCCCCAGCGGGGAGCAGCTCACCAGCAGCGACTGGTTCGACACCGGGCTGCAGACCGTGGGCATGTACCTCGACGGCCGCGGGATCCGGCACCGCGACCAGCGCGGGCGACCGGTGGTCGACGACTCGTGGCTGATCTGGCTGCACGCCGGCGCCGACGCCGTCGACGTCGTCCTGCCGGGCGACCCGTGGGGCGACGGGTACGAGCTGGTGCTCGCGACCGAGTACCCGACCGGCCAGCCACCCCGACCGACCGCCCTGCCCCCGGGTCCGGCCCAGCTGCCCGGCCGCTCGGTGTGGGCGCTCCGGGTGCTCCGGCACCCGCAGCCGGAGGCGCACGCCGACTGA
- the mnmA gene encoding tRNA 2-thiouridine(34) synthase MnmA yields the protein MRVIAAMSGGVDSAVAAALAVEAGHDVTGVHLALSPDRQQLRSGSRGCCSVEDAHDARRVADALGIPFYVWDLAERFREDVVEDFVAEYAAGRTPNPCLRCNEKIKFSAVLDRAQALGFDAVVTGHHARLAGGELRRSVDAAKDQSYVLGVLTPEQLAGAAFPLGEMTKERVRELAAERGYAVAAKPDSHDICFIPDGDTRGFLARRLGEQPGPVVDALTGETVGTHGGAYGFTVGQRRGLGITTGDQRPRYVLGIEPVSRTVTVGTAEQAEVGEVRTALPTWAGPAPELPFTAEVQLRAHGAAVPCTVSAAGDGGLRIELGSPQRGVAPGQSAVLYAPDPVRGDRVLGQAAVDLAA from the coding sequence GTGCGGGTCATCGCCGCGATGAGCGGGGGAGTGGACTCCGCGGTCGCCGCCGCACTGGCGGTCGAGGCCGGCCACGACGTCACCGGTGTGCACCTGGCGCTCTCCCCGGACCGCCAGCAGCTGCGCAGCGGGTCGCGGGGCTGCTGCAGCGTCGAGGACGCGCACGACGCCCGGCGGGTCGCCGACGCCCTGGGCATCCCGTTCTACGTCTGGGACCTGGCCGAGCGGTTCCGGGAGGACGTCGTCGAGGACTTCGTCGCCGAGTACGCCGCCGGCCGCACGCCCAACCCCTGCCTGCGCTGCAACGAGAAGATCAAGTTCTCCGCGGTGCTGGACCGCGCGCAGGCGCTCGGGTTCGACGCCGTCGTCACCGGCCACCACGCCCGGCTGGCCGGGGGCGAGCTCCGCCGCTCGGTGGACGCGGCGAAGGACCAGTCCTACGTGCTGGGCGTGCTCACCCCCGAGCAGCTGGCCGGTGCTGCCTTCCCGCTGGGGGAGATGACCAAGGAGCGCGTGCGCGAGCTGGCCGCCGAGCGGGGCTACGCGGTGGCCGCCAAGCCCGACTCGCACGACATCTGCTTCATCCCCGACGGGGACACCCGCGGCTTCCTGGCCCGCCGCCTGGGCGAGCAGCCCGGCCCGGTGGTCGACGCGCTGACCGGGGAGACGGTCGGCACGCACGGCGGCGCGTACGGGTTCACCGTCGGGCAGCGGCGCGGGCTGGGCATCACCACCGGCGACCAGCGGCCCCGGTACGTGCTGGGCATCGAGCCGGTGAGCCGCACGGTCACCGTGGGCACCGCGGAGCAGGCCGAGGTCGGCGAGGTGCGCACCGCGCTGCCCACCTGGGCCGGGCCCGCGCCCGAGCTGCCGTTCACCGCCGAGGTGCAGCTGCGCGCCCACGGTGCGGCGGTGCCGTGCACCGTCTCCGCGGCCGGGGACGGCGGGCTGCGGATCGAGCTGGGGAGCCCGCAGCGCGGCGTGGCCCCGGGGCAGTCGGCGGTGCTCTACGCGCCGGACCCGGTGCGCGGGGACCGGGTGCTCGGCCAGGCCGCCGTGGACCTCGCGGCCTGA
- a CDS encoding electron transfer flavoprotein subunit alpha/FixB family protein, whose amino-acid sequence MAEVLVLAELDPSGRARKTTLEALTAARALGEPSAVVLGAPGTAASVREQLAEYGAATVYVAESDDVDAYLVAPKAEVLAQLVAEKQPVAVVIPSSSEGKEIAGRLAIKTGSGFLTDVTEIAPDGTATQVAFAGATIVHSKVTVGTPIYTLRGNSVTAEPAPAAGTEQPVAVSVSDQARQTRVVDRVVEQKSSRPELTEASIVVSGGRGVASAENFAVIEGLADALGGAVGASRAAVDSGFYPHTFQVGQTGKTVSPQLYIAVGISGAIQHRAGMQTSKTIVAVNKDPEAPIFELADFGVVGDLNAVVPAATEQIAARK is encoded by the coding sequence ATGGCAGAGGTACTGGTCCTGGCCGAGCTCGACCCGTCCGGCCGGGCACGCAAGACGACGCTGGAGGCGCTGACCGCGGCCCGCGCCCTGGGTGAGCCCTCGGCGGTGGTGCTCGGCGCCCCCGGCACCGCCGCGTCGGTCCGCGAGCAGCTGGCCGAGTACGGCGCGGCCACCGTCTACGTGGCCGAGTCCGACGACGTCGACGCCTACCTGGTGGCCCCCAAGGCCGAGGTGCTGGCCCAGCTGGTCGCGGAGAAGCAGCCGGTCGCGGTCGTCATCCCGTCCTCGTCGGAGGGCAAGGAGATCGCCGGTCGGCTCGCGATCAAGACCGGCAGCGGCTTCCTCACCGACGTCACCGAGATCGCCCCCGACGGCACCGCCACCCAGGTGGCCTTCGCCGGGGCGACGATCGTGCACTCGAAGGTGACGGTGGGCACGCCGATCTACACCCTGCGCGGCAACTCGGTCACCGCGGAGCCCGCCCCGGCGGCCGGCACCGAACAGCCCGTGGCCGTGTCGGTCTCCGACCAGGCCCGGCAGACCCGGGTGGTCGACCGCGTGGTGGAGCAGAAGAGCAGCCGGCCCGAGCTCACCGAGGCGTCGATCGTCGTCTCCGGCGGCCGCGGGGTGGCCAGTGCGGAGAACTTCGCCGTCATCGAGGGGCTCGCCGACGCCCTCGGCGGCGCCGTCGGCGCCTCGCGCGCCGCGGTCGACTCCGGCTTCTACCCGCACACCTTCCAGGTCGGGCAGACCGGCAAGACCGTCTCCCCGCAGCTGTACATCGCCGTGGGCATCTCCGGGGCGATCCAGCACCGCGCGGGGATGCAGACCTCGAAGACGATCGTCGCGGTCAACAAGGACCCCGAGGCGCCGATCTTCGAGCTGGCCGACTTCGGCGTGGTCGGCGACCTGAACGCCGTCGTCCCCGCCGCGACCGAGCAGATCGCCGCCCGCAAGTAG
- a CDS encoding PLP-dependent cysteine synthase family protein translates to MTAPRPADVDRSDRAARAWVEWAVSLVEADAHRSADTHLLVYPLPPEWGIDLYLKDESTHPTGSLKHRLARSLFLYALCSGQLHEGSTVVEASSGSTAVSEAYFARMLGLPFVAVMPAATSPEKIALIEFHGGRCHLVADAGSVYDEARRIAAECDGHYLDQFTNAERATDWRGNNNIAESVFDQLARERHPVPEWVVVGAGTGGTSATIGRYLRYRRLPTRLAVVDPEGSAFFAGWRDGDPAATARGSRIEGIGRPRVEPSFVPTIVDRMVRVPDEGSLAAMRHLQRVTGRRAGGSTGTNLWGAFGLVAEMLAAGRTGSVVTLLCDGGERYADTYHSDAWLAARGMDLGPCTRTLEHFAATGEWHPPT, encoded by the coding sequence GTGACCGCCCCGCGACCCGCCGACGTCGACCGCTCCGACCGCGCCGCCCGCGCCTGGGTCGAGTGGGCGGTGTCGCTGGTGGAGGCCGACGCGCACCGGTCGGCCGACACCCACCTGCTGGTCTACCCCCTGCCCCCGGAGTGGGGCATCGACCTCTACCTCAAGGACGAGTCCACCCACCCCACCGGCAGCCTCAAGCACCGGCTGGCGCGGTCGCTGTTCCTCTACGCGCTGTGCTCCGGGCAGCTGCACGAGGGCAGCACCGTGGTGGAGGCCTCCAGCGGCTCGACCGCGGTCAGCGAGGCCTACTTCGCGCGGATGCTGGGGCTGCCCTTCGTCGCGGTGATGCCCGCGGCCACCAGCCCGGAGAAGATCGCGCTCATCGAGTTCCACGGCGGCCGGTGCCACCTGGTCGCCGACGCCGGCAGCGTCTACGACGAGGCGCGCCGGATCGCCGCGGAGTGCGACGGTCACTACCTGGACCAGTTCACCAACGCCGAGCGCGCCACCGACTGGCGCGGCAACAACAACATCGCCGAGTCGGTGTTCGACCAGCTCGCCCGGGAGCGGCACCCGGTGCCGGAGTGGGTCGTCGTCGGGGCGGGGACCGGCGGCACCAGCGCCACGATCGGCCGGTACCTGCGCTACCGCCGGCTGCCCACCCGGCTGGCCGTCGTCGACCCCGAGGGGTCGGCGTTCTTCGCCGGCTGGCGGGACGGCGACCCGGCGGCGACCGCGCGCGGGTCGCGGATCGAGGGGATCGGCCGGCCCCGGGTGGAGCCGTCGTTCGTGCCGACCATCGTCGACCGGATGGTGCGCGTGCCCGACGAGGGGTCGCTCGCCGCGATGCGGCACCTGCAGCGGGTCACCGGCCGGCGGGCCGGCGGGTCGACCGGCACGAACCTGTGGGGCGCGTTCGGGCTGGTGGCGGAGATGCTCGCCGCCGGCCGCACCGGCAGCGTGGTGACCCTGCTCTGCGACGGCGGTGAGCGGTACGCCGACACGTACCACTCCGACGCGTGGCTGGCGGCGCGGGGCATGGACCTGGGCCCGTGCACGCGGACCCTCGAGCACTTCGCCGCGACCGGGGAGTGGCACCCTCCGACGTGA